From a region of the Lactuca sativa cultivar Salinas chromosome 4, Lsat_Salinas_v11, whole genome shotgun sequence genome:
- the LOC111920509 gene encoding valine N-monooxygenase 1 codes for MIIFFLFLMSMCIFWVIRDRGSKLRPPLPPGPKPLPYIGSIITMLRNKPTFRWIHRMMDEMNTKIICIRLGNVHVVAVTDPKIAREFLTDKDGIFSSRPNCMSGFLTSGGYLTTVLVPVSDHWKMMRKILHTEILSPHRHKWLQDKRDREADNLLRYIYNRCYTNIEVTGGIVNVRTVVQQYSTNVIRNIMFGSRYFGKGNTDGGPGVEEIEHVDSLLTVLGYLYAFSVSDYFPRLRWKTDFDGHETIIRKAIRTSRKYQDRLIDERIREWKDGVRTKEDDLLDVFINIKNPPLTADQIKAQIFELILAAFDNPANGIEWAIAEMINRPMIFNKAVQELDSVVGKDRLVQESDIPNLNYIKSCVKEAFRLHPVAPFNLPHVSSGDTVVAGYFIPKGSHVILSRLGLGRNSEVWEDPLTFNPDRHMNDDKEVILTDHSLKMLSFSTGRRGCCGVLLGSTMAIMLLARILHGFTWELPPGELYVDLNENLQDLMKAKPLLALAKPRLSHHLYPI; via the exons ATGATCATCTTCTTTCTCTTTCTCATGTCAATGTGCATCTTCTGGGTCATTAGAGACAGAGGTTCCAAGCTCCGGCCTCCACTGCCTCCGGGCCCAAAACCATTGCCATACATCGGCAGCATAATCACAATGCTTCGAAACAAGCCCACATTCCGATGGATACATAGAATGATGGATGAAATGAACACCAAGATCATATGCATCCGTCTTGGCAACGTACATGTTGTAGCTGTGACTGATCCGAAGATTGCTCGTGAGTTCTTGACGGACAAAGATGGAATCTTCTCTTCGAGGCCTAACTGCATGTCGGGTTTTCTCACAAGCGGTGGTTACTTGACCACCGTTCTTGTTCCAGTGAGTGATCATTGGAAGATGATGAGGAAAATCCTGCACACGGAGATTCTGTCACCGCATAGGCATAAGTGGCTTCAAGACAAACGAGACAGAGAAGCTGATAATCTACTAAG GTACATTTACAACCGATGCTATACCAATATTGAGGTCACCGGAGGGATTGTGAACGTACGGACTGTGGTTCAACAATACTCGACCAACGTCATAAGGAATATCATGTTCGGGAGTAGGTATTTTGGCAAAGGGAACACAGATGGTGGACCTGGGGTCGAAGAGATCGAGCATGTTGATTCACTTTTGACAGTTCTTGGTTACCTTTACGCATTTAGTGTATCAGATTACTTCCCGAGGTTGCGTTGGAAAACTGATTTTGATGGGCATGAGACGATCATAAGGAAGGCTATACGCACCTCAAGAAAGTATCAAGATCGTTTGATTGATGAAAGGATTCGAGAATGGAAAGATGGTGTTAGGACAAAAGAAGACGACTTGCTTGATGTTTTCATCAACATTAAAAACCCTCCACTAACCGCAGATCAAATCAAAGCTCAAATCTTT GAACTGATATTAGCAGCATTTGATAATCCAGCGAATGGTATCGAATGGGCAATCGCCGAAATGATAAACCGTCCAATGATCTTCAATAAAGCGGTGCAAGAGCTAGATTCCGTGGTTGGAAAAGATCGACTTGTACAAGAATCCGACATACCAAACCTTAACTATATCAAATCATGTGTGAAGGAAGCTTTTAGGTTGCACCCTGTTGCACCTTTTAACCTCCCTCATGTGTCATCCGGTGACACCGTTGTCGCCGGATACTTTATACCGAAGGGCAGCCACGTGATATTGAGCCGCCTAGGACTAGGGCGGAACTCTGAGGTTTGGGAGGACCCGCTAACATTCAATCCCGATCGTCACATGAACGATGATAAAGAAGTGATACTAACCGACCACAGCCTTAAAATGTTGTCATTTAGCACAGGTCGGCGTGGGTGTTGTGGGGTGTTATTGGGCTCGACCATGGCCATAATGTTGTTGGCTAGGATCCTGCATGGGTTCACATGGGAATTGCCACCAGGAGAACTATATGTTGATTTAAATGAAAACTTACAAGATTTGATGAAGGCTAAGCCATTGTTAGCCTTGGCGAAGCCTCGTTTGTCTCACCATTTATACCCTATATGA